One Streptomyces coeruleorubidus DNA segment encodes these proteins:
- the phzG gene encoding phenazine biosynthesis FMN-dependent oxidase PhzG: MSASIQPPGADEFSAPPAEPMGLLKAWFDSAVANAVREPGALALASADARGHASNRIVQVLAVRDTGLVFASHANSRKGRELAETGWASGVLYWREAGRQVIVSGPTHPLPDEESDALWAARPVGTHPMSVASHQSAPLPDEDALRKQARELGRDGLALPRPAVWLGYLLQPASVEFWQADPDRLHQRLRYERDGPGWRAGRLQP; the protein is encoded by the coding sequence GTGAGCGCATCGATCCAACCGCCGGGTGCCGACGAGTTCTCCGCCCCGCCCGCCGAACCGATGGGCCTGCTCAAGGCCTGGTTCGACAGCGCGGTCGCGAACGCCGTCCGCGAGCCGGGCGCGCTGGCACTGGCCTCCGCCGATGCCCGCGGTCACGCCTCCAACCGGATCGTGCAGGTGCTCGCGGTTCGCGACACCGGTTTGGTGTTCGCCAGCCACGCCAACAGCCGCAAGGGCCGAGAACTGGCCGAGACGGGCTGGGCATCAGGCGTCCTCTACTGGCGCGAGGCCGGCCGCCAGGTGATCGTGTCCGGCCCGACCCATCCGTTGCCCGACGAGGAATCCGATGCCCTGTGGGCCGCCCGGCCGGTCGGCACGCACCCGATGTCGGTGGCTTCGCATCAGAGCGCGCCACTGCCGGACGAGGACGCGTTGCGCAAGCAGGCCCGGGAACTGGGCCGCGACGGCTTGGCGCTGCCTCGCCCGGCCGTCTGGCTGGGCTATCTGCTTCAGCCCGCGTCGGTCGAGTTCTGGCAGGCCGACCCGGACCGGTTGCACCAGAGGCTGCGGTACGAGCGTGACGGCCCCGGCTGGCGTGCCGGCCGGCTCCAACCGTGA
- the asnB gene encoding asparagine synthase (glutamine-hydrolyzing) has translation MCGIAGWVSFDRDLTQHRADLDAMTATMACRGPDAEGTRLDRHAALGHRRLAVIDIEGGSQPMWVDTDDGAVTITYSGEVYNFPELRSELLRRGHRFRTRSDTEVVLHGYLEWGEAVAERLNGMYAFAVWDARTDKLVMIRDRLGVKPLYFSGTDDGVLFGSEPKAILANPLADRAVDLDGLRELVSFTQTPGAAVWCGMREVVPGGVVTVDRAGLRERRYWTLPTRPHTDDRQTTIATVRTLLEDIVGRQLVSDVPRCTLLSGGLDSSVITALAAAKLGRPGEHGEPGEQVRSFAVDFVGREDDFVADDLRPTTDAPYAREVATHVGSQHEAIVLNHAAIADPGVRRAVITARDSPLSLGDMDASLYLLFQAIREHSTVALSGESADEVFGGYRWFHQPEAQAADTFPWMAVFVSGARAQVSDRFNADITAALDLPTYIRDRYADAVAEVERADGESDHEMRMRVMCHLHLTRFVRMLLERKDRISMAVGLEVRVPFCDHRLVEYVYNTPWSLKTFDGREKSLLRAATADLLPQSVLNRAKAPYPATLDPLYTGALLQQCKELLSTDDPVFDLVDRSRLEEITRRDSDAMPIDVRNGMERVLDLSTWLDIYRPELRLH, from the coding sequence ATGTGTGGAATCGCGGGATGGGTCTCGTTCGACCGGGATCTGACTCAGCACCGCGCGGACCTGGACGCGATGACAGCGACCATGGCCTGCCGGGGACCGGACGCCGAAGGCACCCGGCTCGACCGGCACGCGGCGCTCGGCCATCGCAGGCTGGCCGTCATCGACATCGAAGGCGGCAGCCAGCCCATGTGGGTGGACACCGACGACGGTGCGGTGACGATCACCTACAGCGGAGAGGTCTACAACTTCCCTGAGCTCCGCAGCGAGTTACTCCGTCGAGGCCATCGGTTCCGGACCCGCAGCGATACCGAGGTGGTGCTTCATGGCTACCTCGAGTGGGGTGAAGCGGTCGCCGAGCGGCTCAACGGCATGTACGCCTTCGCCGTCTGGGATGCCAGGACCGACAAGCTCGTGATGATCCGCGACCGGTTGGGCGTCAAGCCGCTCTATTTCTCCGGTACCGATGACGGGGTGCTGTTCGGCTCCGAGCCGAAGGCGATCCTCGCCAACCCGCTGGCGGACCGGGCGGTCGACCTCGACGGACTGCGTGAGCTGGTCAGCTTCACCCAGACGCCAGGGGCTGCGGTGTGGTGCGGGATGCGCGAGGTGGTACCGGGTGGCGTGGTCACCGTCGACCGCGCCGGCCTGCGTGAACGCCGTTACTGGACCCTGCCGACCCGCCCTCACACCGATGACCGGCAGACCACCATCGCCACCGTGCGCACGTTGCTCGAGGACATCGTGGGCCGTCAGCTGGTCTCCGACGTGCCGCGCTGCACACTGCTCTCCGGTGGGCTGGACTCCAGCGTGATCACCGCACTGGCTGCCGCCAAGCTCGGCAGGCCCGGCGAGCACGGCGAGCCCGGCGAGCAGGTGCGCAGCTTCGCAGTGGATTTCGTCGGGCGGGAGGACGATTTCGTCGCCGACGACCTGCGCCCCACCACGGACGCCCCCTACGCGCGTGAGGTGGCCACGCACGTGGGTTCGCAGCATGAGGCCATCGTGCTCAACCATGCCGCGATTGCCGACCCGGGGGTGCGCCGTGCGGTCATCACCGCGCGGGACAGCCCGCTCAGCCTCGGTGACATGGATGCCTCGCTGTACTTGCTGTTTCAAGCCATTCGTGAGCATTCCACGGTCGCCCTGTCCGGGGAGTCCGCCGACGAGGTCTTCGGCGGATACAGGTGGTTCCACCAGCCGGAGGCACAGGCGGCGGACACCTTTCCCTGGATGGCCGTCTTTGTCAGCGGCGCGCGGGCCCAAGTGTCCGATCGGTTCAATGCCGATATCACGGCCGCACTCGACCTGCCCACCTATATTCGCGACCGTTACGCCGACGCGGTTGCCGAGGTCGAGCGGGCCGACGGTGAGAGCGACCACGAGATGCGGATGCGGGTGATGTGTCACCTGCACCTGACCCGTTTCGTCCGCATGCTCCTGGAGCGCAAGGACCGGATAAGCATGGCCGTGGGACTGGAGGTCCGGGTCCCCTTCTGCGACCACCGGCTCGTGGAGTATGTCTACAACACGCCGTGGTCATTGAAGACCTTCGACGGCAGGGAGAAGAGCCTGCTCCGCGCCGCGACTGCCGACCTGTTGCCGCAGTCGGTGCTGAATCGAGCCAAAGCTCCCTATCCGGCCACTCTCGATCCGCTGTACACCGGCGCTCTGCTACAACAGTGCAAGGAACTACTCTCGACCGATGATCCGGTGTTCGATCTGGTCGACCGTAGCCGGCTGGAAGAAATTACGCGGCGAGACTCGGACGCGATGCCCATCGATGTCCGCAACGGCATGGAACGAGTACTCGATCTGAGCACCTGGTTGGACATTTACCGCCCCGAGCTCCGTCTGCACTGA
- a CDS encoding RidA family protein — translation MSHTIVNPDGLHDPSPFGYSHTASVPAGTELVFVSGQYGSGPDGMVVSNDFNEQVQQAFSNLGTALAAHGLDLTDVVQLRTYVVNPDFDKLKAIGQAVASGGAEKPPTQTVIGVAGLAMPDILFEVEAVATRS, via the coding sequence GTGTCACACACGATCGTCAATCCAGACGGTTTGCACGACCCCAGCCCGTTCGGCTACAGCCACACCGCCTCCGTCCCGGCCGGCACGGAGCTGGTGTTCGTCTCGGGTCAGTACGGATCGGGCCCGGACGGCATGGTCGTCTCGAACGACTTCAACGAGCAGGTGCAGCAAGCGTTCAGCAACCTCGGCACGGCCCTCGCGGCCCACGGGCTTGACCTCACCGACGTCGTCCAGCTCAGGACGTACGTGGTGAACCCCGACTTCGACAAGCTCAAGGCAATCGGCCAGGCCGTGGCGAGCGGCGGCGCGGAGAAGCCGCCCACGCAAACCGTCATCGGGGTCGCCGGCTTGGCCATGCCCGACATCCTGTTCGAGGTGGAAGCGGTCGCCACGCGGTCCTGA
- a CDS encoding PhzA/PhzB family protein, with product MADTSTQPEGFGTDVELRRRNREVVADYMSRKGENRLTRYLLFTEDGSAGLYTTDTGEPVVSQGHEKLKAHGEWSLRMFPDWEWKNVQIFETQDPNRFWVECDGEGQILYPDYPPGYYRNHFIHSFLLENGKIKQNREFMNPFQQLRALGIDVPEIKRGGIPT from the coding sequence ATGGCAGACACCAGTACGCAGCCCGAGGGATTCGGCACCGACGTCGAACTCCGCCGCCGGAACCGCGAGGTCGTCGCGGACTACATGAGCCGAAAAGGCGAGAACCGCTTGACGCGGTATCTGCTGTTCACCGAGGACGGTAGCGCCGGCCTGTACACCACGGACACCGGCGAACCAGTCGTCTCGCAGGGCCACGAGAAACTCAAGGCGCACGGCGAGTGGTCATTGCGAATGTTCCCCGACTGGGAATGGAAGAACGTGCAGATCTTCGAAACACAAGACCCCAACAGATTCTGGGTCGAGTGTGACGGAGAGGGGCAGATCCTCTATCCGGACTACCCGCCCGGCTACTACAGGAACCACTTCATACACTCGTTCCTGCTCGAGAACGGAAAGATCAAGCAGAACCGAGAGTTCATGAATCCGTTCCAGCAGTTGCGTGCGCTGGGGATCGACGTGCCGGAGATCAAGCGCGGCGGGATCCCCACGTAA
- a CDS encoding VOC family protein, producing MGSQLNPYIAFNGNARQAMEFYREVLGGKLEMGTVGEFGAPDAPNADKIMHAMLSTPDGYTVMAWDVPQEVPFNPGNNVALYLGGDDARLRDYFEKLSAGGIVTMPLEKQAWGDEAGSLVDQFGITWMVNISQQRS from the coding sequence ATGGGATCTCAGCTCAACCCGTACATCGCATTCAACGGCAACGCACGGCAGGCCATGGAGTTCTACCGGGAAGTCCTCGGCGGCAAGCTGGAGATGGGCACGGTCGGCGAGTTCGGTGCACCGGACGCGCCCAACGCCGACAAGATCATGCACGCCATGCTCAGCACCCCGGACGGCTACACGGTGATGGCGTGGGACGTCCCGCAGGAGGTGCCCTTCAACCCGGGCAACAACGTCGCGCTTTACCTCGGCGGCGACGACGCCAGACTCCGCGACTACTTCGAGAAGCTGTCCGCCGGCGGCATCGTGACGATGCCTCTGGAGAAGCAGGCGTGGGGTGACGAGGCCGGCTCGCTCGTGGACCAGTTCGGGATCACCTGGATGGTCAACATCAGCCAGCAGCGGTCCTGA
- a CDS encoding DUF4186 domain-containing protein, producing MTDELDDRLDRIGRHPFRAKFRLRGRDRAVVDLRGIMTVRRHAEDLIGRRLAPAEPRNDGRQTPYRGHPVFVAQHATATCCRTCLARWHGIPAGHALDDAERAYVVEVICRWIVKQYAPHHPPP from the coding sequence ATGACGGACGAGTTGGATGACAGGTTGGACCGGATCGGGCGGCACCCCTTCCGCGCGAAGTTTCGGCTGCGCGGAAGGGACCGTGCGGTGGTCGACTTGCGCGGGATCATGACCGTCCGCAGGCACGCCGAGGATCTGATCGGTCGCAGGTTGGCCCCGGCCGAACCGCGCAACGACGGCCGTCAGACGCCCTACCGCGGACATCCCGTCTTCGTCGCCCAGCACGCCACCGCGACGTGCTGCCGCACCTGCCTCGCGCGCTGGCACGGCATCCCCGCCGGGCACGCACTCGACGACGCCGAGCGGGCCTACGTCGTGGAGGTGATCTGCCGGTGGATCGTGAAGCAGTACGCCCCCCACCACCCGCCGCCGTGA
- a CDS encoding methyltransferase — protein MTVDVQATREVVDIITGGWRAQALYTAVKLRLPDHIEAGRTTCGELAKSTGADEKGLHRLMRLLVAMGVFEGSESTGYRSTQVSAALLDGPQSLRDMCLLYGEEFYSAWGHAHHAISTASSGFEVAYGQSFYDYLSQDAATARRFQHTMNAGSMFFHQVPEVFDFSGGKMVVDVGGGGGHLLATILGAAPDARGTLFDREHMMPKAREHLAATIGPDRVHLVGGDMFEDVPTGGDVYILCRVLAGWDDDAVVKVFENCRRAMADSSSRLLILDRFVEDEDSTVLPALWDLHLLMTTGGEHRTLDRVTALLNRAGLDIARIAELPMETTALIAAAG, from the coding sequence ATGACAGTCGACGTGCAGGCCACTCGAGAGGTGGTCGACATCATCACCGGTGGGTGGAGGGCGCAGGCCCTGTACACCGCGGTCAAACTCAGACTGCCGGACCACATAGAGGCCGGCCGGACCACCTGCGGCGAACTCGCCAAATCGACGGGGGCCGATGAGAAGGGCCTTCACCGCCTGATGCGCCTCCTGGTGGCCATGGGCGTATTCGAGGGCAGCGAGTCGACCGGCTACCGGAGTACCCAGGTGAGCGCAGCGCTGCTCGACGGCCCTCAGTCCCTGCGCGACATGTGCCTGCTCTACGGCGAGGAGTTCTACTCCGCCTGGGGTCACGCCCACCACGCCATCAGCACGGCAAGCTCGGGTTTCGAAGTCGCCTACGGCCAGTCGTTTTACGACTATCTCAGTCAGGACGCGGCCACCGCCAGGCGGTTCCAGCACACCATGAACGCCGGAAGCATGTTCTTCCACCAGGTCCCGGAGGTCTTCGACTTCTCCGGCGGCAAGATGGTCGTGGACGTGGGCGGAGGGGGCGGGCACCTCCTCGCCACGATCCTCGGCGCCGCACCAGATGCCAGAGGCACGCTCTTCGACCGCGAACACATGATGCCCAAGGCGCGTGAGCACCTGGCCGCCACCATCGGACCGGACCGCGTCCACCTGGTCGGGGGCGACATGTTCGAAGACGTCCCGACGGGCGGGGACGTCTATATCCTCTGCCGAGTGCTGGCCGGCTGGGACGACGACGCGGTCGTCAAGGTCTTCGAGAACTGCCGCCGCGCCATGGCGGACTCCTCGTCGCGACTGCTGATCCTCGATCGTTTCGTCGAGGACGAGGACTCCACCGTGCTGCCTGCCCTCTGGGATCTGCACCTGTTGATGACGACGGGCGGCGAGCACCGCACCCTCGACCGGGTCACAGCGCTGCTGAACCGAGCCGGCCTGGACATCGCACGGATCGCCGAATTGCCCATGGAGACGACCGCCCTGATCGCTGCCGCCGGGTGA
- a CDS encoding DUF488 domain-containing protein, whose protein sequence is MATIGVYGFDGESYLQRLQQANVRLLLDVRQRRGVRGPEYAWANSRRLQAALAAAGIAYEHHRELAPTTELRQLQYAEDDRRGVGKRSRRELAAEYTRRYTSEILDRADLAPIVSALPSSGTAALFCVERDPEACHRSLVAQRLAERHGVTIEHLRPL, encoded by the coding sequence GTGGCAACAATCGGCGTCTATGGCTTCGACGGCGAGTCCTACCTGCAACGACTGCAGCAGGCGAATGTCCGCCTGCTGCTCGACGTACGCCAGCGCCGCGGCGTGCGCGGACCCGAGTACGCCTGGGCGAACTCACGCCGGCTGCAGGCGGCCCTCGCCGCTGCCGGGATCGCCTACGAGCACCACCGGGAACTCGCCCCGACAACCGAGTTACGTCAGCTCCAGTACGCCGAGGACGACCGCCGCGGGGTCGGCAAACGCTCGCGCCGCGAGCTCGCCGCCGAGTACACCCGCCGCTACACGAGCGAGATCCTCGACCGCGCCGACCTCGCGCCGATCGTGTCGGCGCTGCCGAGCAGCGGGACCGCAGCGCTGTTCTGTGTCGAGCGCGACCCTGAGGCCTGCCATCGATCGTTGGTCGCCCAGCGGCTGGCCGAGCGGCACGGCGTCACGATCGAGCACCTGCGCCCGTTGTGA